AGAGCACCGTCTTGATAAGGCGGGGGTCGTTGGTTCGAATCCAACCAGACCCACCACCCTAACAAGTGCTGACCGAGCTCATACTCAAGTCAGGCATACGGGGGATTAGCTCAGCTGGGAGAGCACCTGCTTTGCAAGCAGGGGGTCGTCGGTTCGATCCCGTCATCCTCCACCAATCTTCAATGCCTAGCGTTCACGAGCAGTGAATGTTAAGCATTGGCGATTGTAGCCAGTTGATGTCGAAGGCAACGAAGTACGCTTATCGGCTAAACGTTCTTTAACAATCAGGAAGAAGTAGTAAAGAGATTATCTGAAAGCACTTAGAGATGGGTGCGAGTAGGGTAGTCAGGGTAGTGATTGTATCAAGTATGAAAAGTGATCTTAATGATGACTTGGAATACGGCACAACGCGAATACTCAGCCTATGACAGAGGTGTCGCGAGACACACTCGTTATAGGGTCAAGCGAACAAGTGCATGTGGTGGATGCCTTGGCGATCACAGGCGATGAAGGACGCGGTAGCCTGCGAAAAGCTTCGGGGAGCTGGCAAACGAGCATTGATCCGAAGATGTCCGAATGGGGAAACCCGGCCCGTATGGGTCATCCTAGACTGAATACATAGGTCTAGCGAAGCGAACGCGGTGAACTGAAACATCTAAGTAACCGCAGGAAAAGAAATCAACCGAGATTCCCAAAGTAGTGGCGAGCGAAATGGGAAGAGCCTGTACTCTTTATTTGTATTGTTAGCTGAACGCTCTGGAAAGTGCGGCCATAGCAGGTGATAGCCCTGTAAGCGAAAACAGTATGAAAGAACTAGGGGTACGACAAGTAGGGCGGGACACGTGAAATCCTGTCTGAAGATGGGGGGACCATCCTCCAAGGCTAAATACTCGTGATCGACCGATAGTGAACCAGTACCGTGAGGGAAAGGCGAAAAGAACCCCGGGAGGGGAGTGAAATAGATCCTGAAACCGCATGCATACAAACAGTCGGAGCCTCGCAAGGGGTGACGGCGTACCTTTTGTATAATGGGTCAGCGACTTACGTTCAGTAGCGAGCTTAACTGATTAAGGCAGGCGTAGCGAAAGCGAGTCCGAATAGGGCGATCAGTTGCTGGGCGTAGACCCGAAACCAAGTGATCTATCCATGGCCAGGTTGAAGGTGCGGTAACACGTACTGGAGGACCGAACCCACTAACGTTGAAAAGTTAGGGGATGAGCTGTGGATAGGGGTGAAAGGCTAAACAAACTTGGAAATAGCTGGTTCTCTCCGAAAACTATTTAGGTAGTGCCTCGTGTATCACCTTCGGGGGTAGAGCACTGTCATGGTTGTGGGGTCCATTGCGGATTACTACGCCATAGCAAACTCCGAATACCGAAGAGTGCAATCACGGGAGACAGACATCGGGTGCTAACGTCCGGTGTCAAGAGGGAAACAACCCAGACCGCCAGCTAAGGTCCCAAAGATTGGCTAAGTGGGAAACGAAGTGGGAAGGCTAAAACAGTCAGGAGGTTGGCTTAGAAGCAGCCACCCTTTAAAGAAAGCGTAATAGCTCACTGATCGAGTCGTCCTGCGCGGAAGATGTAACGGGGCTCAAGCCAGTCACCGAAGCTGCGGATGCGTGTTTTACACGCATGGTAGGAGAGCGTTCCGTAAGCCTGCGAAGGTGCGTTGAAAAGCGTGCTGGAGGTATCGGAAGTGCGAATGCTGACATGAGTAGCGATAAAGGGGGTGAAAAGCCCCCTCGCCGTAAGCCCAAGGTTTCCTACGCAACGTTCATCGGCGTAGGGTGAGTCGGCCCCTAAGGCGAGGCAGAAATGCGTAGCTGATGGGAAGCAGGTCAATATTCCTGCACCATTGTTAGATGCGATGGGGGGACGGATCGCGGAAGGTTGTCCGGGTGTTGGACGTCCCGGTCGCTGCATTGGAGAAGGTGCTTAGGCAAATCCGGGCACGCAATTCAAGGGTGTGGCGCGAGTGACTTCGGTCACGAAGCAATTGGAAGTGGTTCCAAGAAAAGCCTCTAAGCTTCAGTCTAACGATGACCGTACCGCAAACCGACACAGGTGGGCGAGATGAGTATTCTAAGGCGCTTGAGAGAACTCGGGAGAAGGAACTCGGCAAATTGGTACCGTAACTTCGGGATAAGGTACGCCTCTGTAGCTTGACTGGCCTGCGCCAGAAGGGTGACGAGGTTGCAATAAACTGGTGGCTGCGACTGTTTAATAAAAACACAGCACTCTGCAAACACGAAAGTGGACGTATAGGGTGTGACGCCTGCCCGGTGCCGGAAGATTAAATGATGGGGTGCAAGCTCTTGATTGAAGTCCCGGTAAACGGCGGCCGTAACTATAACGGTCCTAAGGTAGCGAAATTCCTTGTCGGGTAAGTTCCGACCTGCACGAATGGCGTAACGATGGCCACACTGTCTCCTCCCGAGACTCAGCGAAGTTGAAGTGTTTGTGATGATGCAATCTCCCCGCGGCTAGACGGAAAGACCCCATGAACCTTTACTGTAGCTTTGCATTGGACTTTGAACCGATCTGTGTAGGATAGGTGGGAGGCTATGAAACCGGAACGCCAGTTTCGGTGGAGCCGTCCTTGAAATACCACCCTGGTTTGTTTGAGGTTCTAACCTTGGTCCGTGATCCGGATCGGGGACAGTGCATGGTAGGCAGTTTGACTGGGGCGGTCTCCTCCCAAAGCGTAACGGAGGAGTACGAAGGTACGCTAGGTACGGTCGGAAATCGTGCTGATAGTGCAATGGCATAAGCGTGCTTAACTGCGAGACCGACAAGTCGAGCAGGTGCGAAAGCAGGTCATAGTGATCCGGTGGTTCTGTATGGAAGGGCCATCGCTCAACGGATAAAAGGTACTCTGGGGATAACAGGCTGATACCGCCCAAGAGTTCATATCGACGGCGGTGTTTGGCACCTCGATGTCGGCTCATCTCATCCTGGGGCTGTAGCCGGTCCCAAGGGTATGGCTGTTCGCCATTTAAAGAGGTACGTGAGCTGGGTTTAAAACGTCGTGAGACAGTTTGGTCCCTATCTGCCGTGGGCGTTGGATATTTGAAGGGGGCTGCTCCTAGTACGAGAGGACCGGAGTGGACGAACCTCTGGTGTACCGGTTGTCACGCCAGTGGCATCGCCGGGTAGCTATGTTCGGAAGAGATAACCGCTGAAAGCATCTAAGCGGGAAACTCGCCTTAAGATGAGATATCCCCGGGGCTTCGAGCCCCTTGAAGGGTCGTTCCAGACCAGGACGTTGATAGGTCAGGTGTGTAAGTGCAGTAATGCATTGAGCTAACTGATACTAATTGCCCGTAAGGCTTGATCCTATAACCAGTGTGTTTTACATCACCCCATTAGCAGGTGCCACTGGTCGAGTAACAGCGTGTGCGACAATCGCCACCCGAATTCACTACTACTTCTTCCCCGATTGGTCGTCGCGCCCCAAACGCGAGACGACATCCCCTCATGCCTGATGACCATAGCGAGTCGGTCCCACCCCTTCCCATCCCGAACAGGACCGTGAAACGACTCCACGCCGATGATAGTGCGGATTGCCCGTGTGAAAGTAGGTAATCGTCAGGCTCCTCATGCCAAAACAAAAACCCCACCCCAAAAAGGTGGGGTTTTTGCGTTGGGTTCTCGAGAGAAACACTTCTCCACCTCCCTCTCAAGGTCCTGCGGACCGTCCCGCCTCCATTCACGACGCACCCCGAAATTCTCTATAAACGCACAGCAGGCATCAGCAGCTGTTTCGCGATGGCGTGAGCGGATTCTGCATCCGACAGACGGGAATTCATGGGTGCCGTACTTTCACTATCCGACTTTGGAACTGACATCGCGCCTGCCGCAGCAGTCGTGGCAAGGCGAACAGTTCACCCCTTCGCATTCAGGCGTCGTTGCGAGCGGCTATCGAATGCTGGATCTGCCGTTGCCGTCACGGTGCGCCAGCGTCCGGGCACGGCGAACCGCACAATCTTCGTCTCGATCGAGGACGAAGCCGGCGCGATCCACGTGATCGTCTAACCGGGGCTCGTCGTGAAGCAGCGCAAGGTGCTGCTCGGCGCGTCGCTGCTCGGGCGGCTTGCCGCGTCGAGCAGCGACTTTCACTGAGCATCACAGCAACGGCAGCGCCGGATAATGGGCGAGCAACCGTGCGATTGCCATATCGAATGGCGTGCGCTGCCCGATGCCGAGCGCCTCCAGGCGGCCCGAGTCGAGATGGCAATCGCGCGGGCGCGGCGTCGCGTCGGTCGGTTCGCGCTGCGCGACGAGCTTCGCGTCCATCTTCAGCACGCGCGCGATGCGTTCAGCGATATCGAACTTGGTCATCGGCTCGTCGCCGGACCACTGCGTGATGCCGGAAATCGTCGCGCCGCGCGCGTGGTGTTCGAGCATGCCGCGAATCACCACCGCGACGTCCGGTGTGTAAGTCGGATAGCGTGTCGCCCAGGCATCCATCGATGCTGGCGGGCTTGCTGTATCGGCGGATGCGACGATCGCGGGCGTCAAACTCGTCACTGCCGATTCGTTCCAGTCGACGACCGGTCCGTAAAGCAGCGGCAGACGCAGCACGCACGAGCGCGGGTCGGATTCGAGCAGTGCCCGCTCGCCGTCCAGCTTGCTCCGGCCGTAGGCGTTCAGCGGCGCGGGCGTGTCGTCGGGAAAGTAGGGCGCGGACGTGCCGTCGAAAACGTAGTCGGTCGAAATCGACAGCACCCACGCGCCGAGCGCGCGCGCTTGCTCGCCGATGACGCGCACGGCGTCCACATTCAGTGCGCGCGCGAGCGACGGGTCGTTTTCGCAGACGTCCGGCCGACGCTCCGCTGCCGCGATGACGACTGCATCCGGCGCTTCGCGGCGCAGGAACGCGCGCACGGAATCGCGATCGCAGATATCGAGCGGCACGCTGTTCGCATCCCCACGCCGATGCGCCGTACGCACGACGCGCCAGTCCGCTGCCGCTGCGACCCCGGCGAGTTCGGCCGCGACCGCGCGCCCCACAAGACCGGACGCGCCAATCAGCGCGACCGTGAAGCGTTTGGCGCCCGTCATGCCGAAGCGGTGCGCACGACGGTATAGCCAGCTTCGTCGATGGCGTCTTTCAACGCCTGCTCCGTCTGCGCGGATTCCACAGTTACCCGGCCGTGCTCCAGATCGACGCGAACTTGCGCCTGCGGATCGATTTCCTGAATGGAGCGCGTCACGGCCGCGACGCAATGCTGGCAGCTCATGCCCTCAACTTCAAATTCCGTCATGTCGTTTTCCTCTTGAAATGAATGCGAGTATCTACATCGTATACCTTGCCACGATTGGAAGGTGTAGAGTCGGTCGAAAATGGAGAAAACGCGATGAACATTGGGGAAGCGGCGCGCGCGTCGGGCGTCACGGCGAAAATGATCCGCTACTACGAGAGCGTCGGGCTGCTGAGTCCGGTCGGACGAACGTCGTCTGGGTATCGCGTCTATGGGGAGCAAGAAGTACACGCGCTGCGTTTCGTCCGGCAGGCGCGGCGCCTCGGATTTCTCGTGGAAGACATCCGCAAGTTGCTGGCGCTGTGGCATGACCGGACGCGGGCGAGCGCCGAGGTGAAGGCGATTGCGCTGGAACACGTCGCAGAACTCGACCGCCGTATTGCCGAACTGACAGACATGCGCGACACGCTTTCGCACCTGGCAAAGCATTGCCATGGAGACGAGCGTCCGGATTGCCCGATACTGGACAAACTGGCGCAGTGAATGCACCGGAACGGTGCTCAACAAGACGGCGAATCGTTTTATTCTCCAAAATCAACGGCCTAGGTGCTTCTGCTTCCTGCACCATTCCGAAACGGAATGCACGCCATGCGAGCATTTCACTCACGCGGCGCTGATGCTTTCGCTATAATGCGGGTTATCCCTAACGAGGGTTATCCCTGACCCGAGCCGCCAGGGGACAGCACCATTCTCTGGAGAACTTCATGTTTGCAATCCTTCTCGAAAAGCTCAGCATCTGGTTTGAAGCCGCCGAACAACGCCGCCGCGAAGAATATCTCGCGCAATCGTCGGATGTTGTCCAGCTTGAGAAGCGTATCCGTTCGCTCGAAAACAACGGCTACAACATCTGAGGCCTGAGCCTCTGCACATAATCAGCGCCGGATGTTGAACGAAAGCCCCGCAATGCGGGGCTTTGTCGTTACAGCAGGCGTGCTTCGCGCGACGCGGCCGCGCGTCACTCCTACGGATGGCTCGCGAGCCACCGCTTCATAAAGGCGATCTCTTTCTCCTGCGCAGCGATGATCTCCTTCGCCAGTTTGCGCAATTTCGCGTCCTTGCCGT
This Caballeronia sp. LZ062 DNA region includes the following protein-coding sequences:
- a CDS encoding DUF3563 family protein, which encodes MFAILLEKLSIWFEAAEQRRREEYLAQSSDVVQLEKRIRSLENNGYNI
- a CDS encoding SDR family oxidoreductase is translated as MTGAKRFTVALIGASGLVGRAVAAELAGVAAAADWRVVRTAHRRGDANSVPLDICDRDSVRAFLRREAPDAVVIAAAERRPDVCENDPSLARALNVDAVRVIGEQARALGAWVLSISTDYVFDGTSAPYFPDDTPAPLNAYGRSKLDGERALLESDPRSCVLRLPLLYGPVVDWNESAVTSLTPAIVASADTASPPASMDAWATRYPTYTPDVAVVIRGMLEHHARGATISGITQWSGDEPMTKFDIAERIARVLKMDAKLVAQREPTDATPRPRDCHLDSGRLEALGIGQRTPFDMAIARLLAHYPALPLL
- a CDS encoding heavy-metal-associated domain-containing protein; amino-acid sequence: MTEFEVEGMSCQHCVAAVTRSIQEIDPQAQVRVDLEHGRVTVESAQTEQALKDAIDEAGYTVVRTASA
- the cueR gene encoding Cu(I)-responsive transcriptional regulator, whose product is MNIGEAARASGVTAKMIRYYESVGLLSPVGRTSSGYRVYGEQEVHALRFVRQARRLGFLVEDIRKLLALWHDRTRASAEVKAIALEHVAELDRRIAELTDMRDTLSHLAKHCHGDERPDCPILDKLAQ